A genomic region of Venturia canescens isolate UGA chromosome 9, ASM1945775v1, whole genome shotgun sequence contains the following coding sequences:
- the LOC122416560 gene encoding uncharacterized protein, whose amino-acid sequence MLLVAMENERRRILFERRGELARGEKEKQKKKQKKKMNEQEEEEEEVVLERWLIHPVKFRRPRRFENPGCASSDSTRMNRVVRARGRGGGGGSEREGKRIYARGSHRGKRRKSKADTSQKRRNSKIVENVSLWPRFESEDLLSRQHFSLSPRTERAFSSCRVFIYFMRPPLSYGERVYTTTTKTLNDSINNVSRA is encoded by the exons ATGCTTCTGGTTGCTATGGAAAATGAGAGAAGGAGAATATTGTTTGAGCGAAGAGGCGAGCTGGCACGGGGT GAGAAGGAGAAGCAGAAGAAGAAgcagaagaagaaaatgaacgagcaggaggaggaggaggaggag GTCGTTCTCGAGAGATGGCTCATCCATCCTGTCAAGTTCAGGAGACCGCGGCGCTTCGAGAATCCAGGATGCGCCTCGTCGGATTCAACGCGAATGAATAGAGT GGTACGGGCGcgcgggaggggggggggggggggcagcgAGAGGGAAGGGAAAAGGATATACGCGAGAGGCTCGCACCGGGGCAAACGGCGCAAAAGCAAGGCCGACACGAGTCAGAAGAGAAGGAACAGTAAAATTGTGGAGAATGTGT CTCTCTGGCCTAGATTCGAGTCAGAAGACCTGCTTTCTAGGCAGCATTTCTCTTTATCACCGCGAACGGAGCGTGCATTTTCATCCTGTCGCGTTTTCATCTACTTTATGCGTCCACCACTTTCGTACGGGGAGCGTGTATATactacaacaacaaaaacgcTCAACGACTCAATAAATAATGTCTCGCGCGCTTGA